The Triticum aestivum cultivar Chinese Spring chromosome 3A, IWGSC CS RefSeq v2.1, whole genome shotgun sequence genome includes a region encoding these proteins:
- the LOC123061722 gene encoding alpha-amylase 3, chloroplastic: MSAVSWNIPAIPRAVPPARSGPPGEAFLVAARPRVARSRAAPRRVRLARGGVVVAHAGAAEVLVDDSGEAAVVFSEKFPLRRCQTVEGKAWVRVEAEPDADGKCKIVIGCDVEGKWLLHWGVSYHGETGSEWDQPPSEIRPPGSVPIKDSAIETPLETSPNSEGHILHEVQIKFDKDTPIAAIYFVLKEEGTGAWFQHKGGDFRIPLSGSLEDGDPLGAKQGVKPEGSNAQLKEAVPGDKGPSTKCISEFYEEYPILKSEYFEHFVSVAVTENSETDKSLVEFYTDITGDVIIHWGVCKGNTMTWEIPPEPHPPNTKIFRQKALQTLLEQKTDGTGNAVSFLLDADYSGLVFVLKLNEHTWLRNLENGFDFYIPLTRVEQFGSTQEPHKAGEHKLDDKSAQTDGLISDIRNLVVGLSSRRGQRAKNKVLQEDILQEIERLAAEAYSIFRSPTIDAIEDPVYIDDPESVKPACSGTGSGFEIVCQGFNWESHKSGKWYVELGTKAKELSSLGFTIVWSPPPTDSVSPEGYMPRDLYNLNSRYGTMAELKQLVDIFHENGVKVLGDAVLNHRCAQFQNQNGIWNIFGGRMNWDDRAVVADDPHFQGRGNKSSGDNFHAAPNIDHSQDFVRTDIKEWLRWMRKEVGYDGWRLDFARGFWGGYVKDYMEATEPYFAVGEYWDSLSYTYGEMDYNQDAHRQRIVDWINATNGTAGAFDVTTKGILHMALERSEYWRLSDEKGKPPGVLGWWPSRAVTFIENHDTGSTQGHWRFPYGMEMQGYAYILTHPGTPAVFYDHIFSHLQQDIAKLMSIRCRLKIQCRSKIKILKAEQNLYAAEINENLLMKIGAGHFEPTGPINWIVAAEGHDYKIWEAAS, translated from the exons ATGTCGGCGGTTAGCTGGAACATTCCGGCGATCCCGCGGGCGGTCCCGCCGGCGAGGTCCGGCCCGCCCGGGGAGGCCTTCCTGGTGGCCGCGCGCCCGCGGGTGGCCCGATCCCGTGCCGCACCCAGGAGAGTCAGGCTCGCCCGGGGCGGCGTCGTCGTCGCCCACGCCGGCGCGGCGGAGGTGCTCGTGGATGATTCCGGGGAGGCCGCGGTGGTCTTCTCCGAGAAGTTCCCCCTCCGCCGATGCCAAACT GTGGAAGGGAAGGCGTGGGTGAGAGTGGAGGCGGAGCCGGATGCGGACGGCAAGTGCAAGATCGTCATCGGGTGCGACGTAGAGGGGAAGTGGCTGCTGCACTGGGGTGTCTCCTACCACGGTGAGACCGGCAG TGAATGGGATCAACCTCCTTCGGAAATTAGACCTCCCGGTTCGGTTCCAATCAAG GACTCTGCAATTGAAACACCATTGGAGACTTCACCCAATTCAGAAGGACATATACTTCATGAAGTGCAAATCAAATTTGATAAGGACACTCCAATTGCCGCTATCTATTTTGTCCTCAAG GAAGAGGGAACAGGTGCATGGTTTCAACATAAGGGTGGGGATTTCAGAATACCCTTAAGTGGGTCCCTCGAGGATGGAGATCCGTTAGGTGCAAAACAAG GAGTGAAACCTGAAGGATCTAATGCTCAGCTAAAAGAAGCAGTTCCTGGGGATAAAGGTCCAAGCACAAAATGCATTTCAGAGTTCTATGAGGAATATCCCATCTTAAAATCAGAGTATTTTGAGCATTTTGTATCTGTTGCTGTGACGGAGAATAGTGAAACAGATAAAAGTCTCGTGGAATTCTATACTGACATTACTGGAGATGTTATCATTCATTGGGGAGTTTGCAAAGGCAATACCATGACTTGGGAGATCCCACCAGAACCGCATCCACCAAACACGAAGATCTTCCGACAGAAAGCTCTTCAGACCTTGCTAGAG CAAAAAACTGATGGTACAGGCAACGCTGTATCATTCCTACTGGATGCAGACTACTCAGGTCTTGTTTTCGTGCTCAAACTTAATGAGCATACTTGGTTGAGAAATCTGGAGAATGGATTTGATTTCTATATTCCTCTTACGAGGGTGGAGCAATTTGGCAGCACTCAAGAGCCTCATAAGGCTGGTGAACATAAACTTGATGATAAGTCTGCGCAAACTGATGGCCTAATCAGCGATATAAGAAATCTGGTGGTTGGCCTGTCGTCTAGAAGAGGTCAACGAGCAAAGAACAAAGTTCTGCAAGAAGATATTCTACAAGAAATTGAGAGGTTAGCAGCTGAAGCATATAGCATTTTTAGGAGCCCCACTATTGATGCCATAGAAGACCCTGTTTACATCGATGACCCAGAAAGTGTGAAGCCAGCTTGTTCTGGCACTGGATCTGGATTCGAAATAGTGTGCCAAGGATTTAATTGGGAGTCACATAAGTCAGGAAAATGGTATGTTGAACTTGGTACAAAGGCCAAGGAGTTGTCATCCCTGGGTTTCACCATTGTTTGGTCACCACCACCTACTGATTCTGTATCACCTGAAGGATACATGCCAAGGGATTTATACAACCTAAATTCCAG ATATGGAACCATGGCAGAGTTGAAGCAGCTTGTGGATATTTTCCATGAAAATGGTGTGAAGGTTCTTGGTGATGCTGTTCTAAATCACAGATGTGCTCAGTTTCAGAATCAAAACGGGATCTGGAATATTTTTGGTGGGCGTATGAACTGGGATGACCGAGCAGTCGTTGCTGATGATCCACATTTCCAG GGAAGAGGAAACAAGAGCAGTGGAGATAACTTCCATGCTGCACCAAACATTGATCACTCACAAGATTTTGTGAGAACTGATATTAAAGAATGGCTTCGCTGGATGAG AAAGGAAGTTGGATATGATGGGTGGAGACTTGATTTTGCTCGTGGCTTTTGGGGTGGATATGTCAAAGATTACATGGAAGCAACTGAACCATACTTTGCAGTAGGAGAGTACTGGGACTCTCTCAGTTATACTTATGGTGAGATGGATTATAACCAGGATGCTCACAGGCAGAGAATTGTTGACTGGATAAATGCTACAAACGGAACTGCTGGTGCATTTGATGTCACTACTAAGGGAATACTTCATATG GCACTGGAAAGATCTGAGTATTGGCGCTTATCTGATGAAAAAGGAAAACCCCCTGGAGTATTAGGTTGGTGGCCTTCACGTGCAGTCACATTTATAGAAAATCATGACACCGGCTCTACTCAG GGTCATTGGAGATTTCCCTATGGTATGGAGATGCAAGGCTATGCCTATATCTTGACACATCCTGGCACTCCTGCAGTCTTCTATGATCACATCTTCTCACACTTACAACAAGATATTGCCAAATTAATGTCTATCAGATGCCGCCTAAAGATTCAGTGCCGCAGCAAG ATCAAGATACTGAAGGCAGAACAGAATTTATATGCCGCCGAGATTAATGAGAATTTACTGATGAAGATTGGCGCGGGACATTTTGAACCAACTGGTCCCATAAACTGGATTGTTGCAGCAGAGGGACATGATTACAAAATCTGGGAAGCGGCATCCTAG